From endosymbiont of Galathealinum brachiosum, one genomic window encodes:
- a CDS encoding peptidase M16, which produces MLGLSACQTNPGKTTQTESKISVSESGVHSFMLNNGMKVLVKPDHRSPVAVSQVWYKVGSSYEYDGVTGVSHALEHMMFKGTKKLEPGEFSEIIAANGGSENAFTGQDYTAYFQRISSDRLELCFEHEADRMRNLQLNEAEFKKEIEVIKEERRSRTEDKPTSLTYERFNAAAFINSSYQQPIIGWMEDLDSMELKDLSQWYKTWYAPNNATLVVAGDVDPAQIKTWAEKYFGVLEISDITPPKPRREVKQMGERRITVKVPAKVPYLLMGYKAPVMNTAKDEKDIYALEVLAGVLDGGDSSRLSQRLVRETEIATSAGAGYDPYARQQTLFLFDGMPRAGHSVEELEVAIKKQISEIQNKAPSVQELNRVKAQVMASSVYEKDSVFYQAMQLGTLETVGVGWQKKDEYLKNIQQVTAEQVQAVAKKYLQDDSLTVAVLDPQSTDTAKQKRRKAAAGGRHGH; this is translated from the coding sequence ATGTTAGGTTTGTCTGCCTGTCAGACGAATCCGGGTAAAACGACACAAACTGAGTCGAAAATCAGTGTGAGTGAGTCGGGTGTGCATAGTTTTATGCTGAATAACGGCATGAAAGTGCTGGTTAAGCCTGATCACCGTTCACCGGTTGCGGTTTCACAGGTGTGGTACAAGGTGGGCAGTTCTTATGAGTATGACGGGGTAACCGGTGTTTCTCATGCGCTTGAGCATATGATGTTTAAGGGAACTAAAAAACTGGAACCCGGTGAATTCTCGGAAATTATTGCGGCTAATGGCGGCAGTGAAAATGCCTTCACCGGGCAGGATTACACGGCTTACTTTCAACGCATATCCAGTGATCGTCTGGAGTTATGTTTTGAACATGAAGCTGATCGCATGCGTAACCTTCAGTTAAATGAAGCAGAATTTAAAAAAGAAATTGAAGTTATTAAAGAAGAACGTCGCTCTCGCACAGAAGACAAACCAACTTCTTTAACTTATGAGCGATTCAATGCAGCCGCTTTTATTAATTCCAGTTACCAGCAGCCAATCATTGGCTGGATGGAAGATCTGGATAGTATGGAATTAAAAGATTTAAGTCAGTGGTATAAAACCTGGTATGCACCGAATAATGCAACCCTGGTGGTGGCAGGTGATGTTGACCCAGCACAGATAAAAACATGGGCTGAAAAATATTTCGGTGTATTAGAAATTTCGGACATTACGCCACCTAAACCGCGTCGTGAAGTTAAACAAATGGGTGAGCGGCGTATAACGGTTAAAGTGCCGGCAAAGGTTCCTTATTTATTAATGGGTTATAAAGCACCCGTAATGAATACTGCAAAAGATGAAAAAGATATTTATGCATTAGAAGTGCTTGCGGGTGTACTTGATGGTGGTGACAGTAGTCGCTTAAGTCAGCGACTGGTGCGTGAAACAGAAATTGCAACGTCTGCCGGTGCGGGTTATGACCCTTATGCAAGACAGCAAACATTATTTTTATTTGATGGTATGCCACGAGCAGGTCACAGTGTTGAAGAGCTGGAAGTCGCGATTAAAAAACAGATCAGTGAAATTCAAAATAAAGCACCCTCCGTGCAGGAACTTAATCGTGTGAAAGCACAGGTAATGGCCTCATCAGTTTATGAAAAAGATTCTGTTTTTTATCAGGCGATGCAGTTGGGTACTTTAGAAACTGTGGGTGTTGGCTGGCAGAAAAAAGATGAATACCTGAAAAACATTCAGCAGGTAACTGCAGAGCAGGTTCAGGCAGTGGCAAAAAAATATTTACAGGATGATAGTTTGACAGTGGCTGTATTAGATCCGCAATCGACAGATACTGCAAAACAGAAGAGAAGAAAAGCTGCTGCAGGAGGTCGTCATGGTCATTAA
- the rsmD gene encoding 16S rRNA (guanine(966)-N(2))-methyltransferase RsmD: MAKQQRKASAGKLRIIGGKWRSRFLQVADLPGLRPTTDRVRETLFNWLQNDVAGAQCLDLFAGSGALGFEAASRGAASVLMLEKQSPAVRILNANVQELNADTVQVLQQDAIGWLNSNPPTIFDIVFIDPPFASDYLAPACQLLEDKQCLSEHACIYLEMDRKDDLPELPQGWNVVREKKAGQVSYYLVRRNYDG; encoded by the coding sequence ATGGCAAAACAACAGAGAAAAGCTTCCGCAGGAAAACTCCGTATCATTGGTGGAAAATGGCGTAGCCGATTTTTACAGGTTGCAGACCTTCCCGGTTTAAGGCCGACAACTGATCGTGTGCGTGAAACATTATTTAACTGGTTGCAGAATGATGTGGCCGGTGCGCAGTGTCTGGATTTATTTGCGGGTAGTGGTGCCCTGGGGTTTGAAGCAGCGTCACGAGGTGCAGCTTCTGTATTGATGTTGGAAAAACAGAGCCCGGCAGTAAGAATATTAAATGCTAATGTGCAGGAATTAAATGCAGATACCGTTCAGGTCCTGCAACAGGATGCCATTGGCTGGTTAAATTCAAACCCGCCGACTATTTTTGATATAGTTTTTATCGACCCACCGTTTGCGAGTGACTATCTTGCACCGGCCTGTCAGTTACTGGAAGATAAGCAGTGTTTGTCTGAGCATGCCTGCATCTATCTTGAGATGGATCGTAAAGATGACCTGCCGGAGTTACCACAGGGCTGGAATGTTGTAAGAGAGAAAAAAGCCGGTCAGGTAAGCTATTATCTAGTCAGGCGGAATTACGACGGGTAA
- the rpoH gene encoding RNA polymerase sigma factor RpoH has product MSNELVLATNHLPISSGSLDQYIQNAQAFPMLTAEEEREYGYALSENGDLEAAQKLIMSHLRFVIRIARGYQGYGLPMADLVQEGNVGLMKAVKRFSPDHNVRLVSFAVHWIRAEIHEYVLKNWRIVKVATTKAQRKLFFNLRSSKKRLGWFTKEEVEGVAKDLGVKPETVLEMESRLSNYDMAFDATSDDDDDAMVAPSTYLASPTHDPAQQLESSDWQQQRSDALTNSFKVLDDRSRDILMSRWMNEESKATLHELAAKYGVSAERIRQLEKNAMKKIRTNLEA; this is encoded by the coding sequence ATGTCAAACGAACTGGTACTTGCAACTAATCACCTACCCATCTCTAGCGGTAGTCTGGATCAATATATCCAGAATGCACAGGCTTTTCCCATGCTTACAGCAGAGGAAGAACGTGAGTATGGCTACGCATTGTCTGAAAATGGCGATCTGGAAGCAGCACAAAAGCTGATTATGTCTCACCTACGATTTGTTATACGCATCGCTCGTGGTTATCAGGGTTATGGCCTGCCAATGGCTGACCTGGTTCAGGAAGGCAATGTTGGTCTGATGAAAGCAGTAAAACGCTTTAGCCCTGACCACAACGTACGTCTGGTTTCATTTGCGGTTCACTGGATTCGCGCTGAAATACATGAATACGTGCTGAAAAACTGGCGCATAGTTAAAGTAGCTACCACTAAAGCACAGCGTAAACTGTTCTTTAACCTGCGTAGCTCTAAAAAACGCCTGGGCTGGTTTACAAAAGAAGAAGTAGAAGGCGTAGCAAAAGATCTCGGCGTAAAACCTGAAACGGTGCTTGAGATGGAATCACGCCTGAGCAACTACGATATGGCATTTGATGCCACATCTGATGATGACGACGATGCAATGGTTGCACCTTCAACTTACCTTGCAAGCCCAACTCATGATCCGGCTCAACAGCTAGAATCATCAGACTGGCAACAGCAACGCAGTGATGCACTTACCAATTCTTTTAAAGTGCTGGATGACCGCAGCCGTGACATACTCATGTCTCGCTGGATGAACGAAGAAAGCAAAGCAACATTGCATGAACTGGCCGCAAAATACGGTGTATCTGCAGAACGCATAAGACAACTGGAAAAAAATGCGATGAAAAAAATTCGCACCAATCTGGAAGCTTAA
- a CDS encoding peptidase M16, with protein sequence MVINKSLVTLGLLFVQGLVFASPDIQHWQTENGADVYFVPSNDIPMVDVRIVFDAGSARDSEVGNNLAGTAIMTNGLLSEGAAGDDAQVLAEKFEAVGASFSNGSLKDMAWLSVRSLRDDRYLQPALINLKNILSLPDFSKASFKREIERLKISVKAGKQSPATIASLRFYAELYGDHPYAQPSEGTDESLKKIKLNHLKAFYKKYYVAKNAVIGIVGQLTTEEAKKIAADLVADLPAGEHAKKLPEVKALTEAKTIHIDFPSRQSSVMMGQVGMARGDVDYYALYLANHAFGGSGFGSRLMQEVREERGLAYSVYSYYSPMHAQGPFMIGLKTRNDQLEQAMGIINLELKKYVNEGPEQDELQDSLKNITGGFPLRIDSNKKIVEYLSVIGFYDLPLDYLDTFVGSVNQQDKIKVDDALKRRVHPDKMLTVIVGAKSDQE encoded by the coding sequence ATGGTCATTAATAAAAGTTTAGTTACATTAGGCCTTCTGTTTGTTCAGGGCCTGGTATTTGCATCACCTGATATTCAGCATTGGCAGACAGAAAACGGTGCGGATGTTTATTTTGTACCATCAAATGATATTCCGATGGTTGATGTTCGTATTGTTTTTGATGCGGGTAGTGCACGTGATTCGGAAGTAGGTAACAACCTGGCTGGCACTGCAATCATGACTAATGGTTTGTTATCTGAGGGTGCCGCGGGTGATGATGCGCAAGTGCTAGCCGAAAAGTTTGAAGCGGTTGGCGCTTCTTTTAGTAATGGTTCTTTAAAAGATATGGCGTGGTTAAGTGTGCGTAGTTTGCGTGATGATCGATATTTGCAGCCTGCATTAATTAATCTGAAAAATATTTTAAGTTTACCTGATTTTTCAAAAGCGTCTTTTAAACGTGAAATTGAACGATTAAAAATTTCAGTGAAAGCAGGAAAACAATCCCCCGCAACAATTGCATCATTACGTTTTTATGCTGAGTTGTATGGCGATCATCCTTATGCACAACCCAGTGAAGGTACAGATGAAAGTTTGAAAAAAATAAAACTGAATCATCTGAAAGCGTTTTATAAAAAATACTATGTCGCAAAAAATGCGGTAATTGGCATTGTTGGTCAGCTGACAACAGAAGAGGCTAAAAAAATAGCAGCTGATCTGGTTGCAGATTTACCTGCGGGAGAACATGCTAAAAAATTACCTGAAGTGAAAGCGTTAACAGAAGCAAAAACTATTCACATAGATTTTCCATCAAGACAAAGTAGTGTGATGATGGGGCAGGTAGGCATGGCCAGGGGGGATGTGGATTACTATGCATTGTATCTGGCTAATCATGCGTTCGGTGGTAGCGGTTTTGGTTCACGTTTAATGCAGGAAGTGCGAGAAGAGCGTGGTCTGGCTTACAGTGTGTATAGTTATTATTCACCCATGCATGCACAGGGCCCATTCATGATTGGTTTGAAAACACGTAACGACCAACTTGAACAGGCGATGGGTATTATTAATTTAGAGTTAAAAAAATATGTAAATGAAGGTCCGGAGCAGGATGAGTTGCAGGACAGTTTAAAAAATATTACCGGTGGTTTTCCTCTGCGCATTGATAGCAACAAGAAAATTGTAGAATACTTATCAGTGATTGGTTTTTATGATCTGCCGCTGGATTATCTGGATACTTTTGTTGGTAGCGTGAATCAACAGGATAAGATAAAAGTAGATGATGCATTAAAACGTCGAGTTCATCCGGATAAGATGTTGACGGTGATAGTCGGTGCGAAGAGTGATCAGGAGTAA
- the ftsE gene encoding cell division ATP-binding protein FtsE → MIRFDNVCKRYPGGHEALNNVSFHLPRGEMAFLTGHSGAGKSTLLKLIALIERPSRGNLLLDGINLSSVSNRKIPYIRRNIGIVFQNHHLLYDRTVFDNVSLPLIIAGYQHKEIGKRVRAALDQVGLLKKEKSAPITLSGGEQQRVGIARAIVHKPGLLLADEPTGNLDPELSKEIMALFERFNDVGVSVLIASHNLELIKQMGNPVISLNQGQLSHNDLSVASHG, encoded by the coding sequence ATGATTCGTTTTGATAATGTATGCAAACGCTACCCCGGTGGCCATGAAGCCTTAAACAATGTGAGCTTTCACCTGCCTCGCGGTGAAATGGCTTTTCTTACCGGCCACTCCGGTGCCGGAAAAAGTACATTACTCAAACTCATTGCATTAATTGAGCGACCTAGTCGAGGCAACCTGCTGCTTGACGGTATTAATCTAAGCAGCGTAAGCAATCGTAAAATTCCTTATATCCGCCGCAACATTGGCATCGTGTTTCAGAATCATCACCTGCTTTATGACCGCACGGTTTTTGATAATGTTTCTCTACCTTTAATCATTGCGGGTTATCAGCATAAAGAAATTGGTAAACGGGTTCGCGCTGCTCTGGATCAGGTCGGATTATTAAAAAAAGAAAAATCAGCCCCCATTACCTTATCCGGTGGTGAGCAACAACGTGTTGGCATTGCCCGCGCCATTGTTCACAAACCCGGGCTACTGTTAGCGGATGAGCCCACGGGTAATCTGGACCCGGAACTGTCTAAAGAAATCATGGCACTATTTGAGCGATTCAATGATGTTGGTGTGTCAGTACTTATCGCAAGCCACAATCTGGAGCTCATTAAACAGATGGGCAACCCGGTTATCAGCCTGAATCAGGGGCAACTTTCACACAATGATTTAAGTGTGGCCAGCCATGGTTAA
- a CDS encoding carboxymethylenebutenolidase: protein MLKFMSWKEYSCGEYSYYAAFLFFIIFNLVFIKPVIADVGRIELYTIQSITLTDQQFLMGKKNGNPVTISGELRYPRKIMKKYPVIVLVHGSGGVSGYVDDWAQEINKMGVAVFILDSFTGRGLYKVNNDQSKLGRLAMIFDAYRALDLLAEHNRVDPKKIAIMGFSRGGQVTLYSSMKRFQRLHGSKHEFSGYIAFYPSCITQYKEEQEVVDNPIRIFHGGADNYNPVVTCRAFVNRLKKDGKDVVLHEYPNAHHVFDYTKLVKPIVLKKAQTTRACRLKEVDEGVIVNVKSGKDFTYNDPCVERGPTIAFNRAAYDKTKQELSNFISSLFQLL, encoded by the coding sequence ATGCTTAAATTTATGTCATGGAAGGAATATTCATGTGGTGAATATTCGTATTATGCAGCATTTCTATTTTTCATAATTTTTAATTTAGTATTTATTAAACCAGTTATCGCTGATGTTGGAAGGATTGAATTATATACGATCCAGTCAATAACGCTGACTGACCAGCAATTTTTGATGGGCAAAAAAAATGGTAATCCAGTAACGATTTCAGGAGAACTACGATATCCACGTAAGATAATGAAAAAATATCCGGTTATTGTCCTGGTTCATGGGTCTGGTGGTGTGTCCGGTTATGTTGATGACTGGGCCCAGGAAATCAACAAGATGGGCGTTGCGGTATTCATACTAGATAGTTTCACAGGTCGCGGTCTTTATAAAGTAAATAACGACCAGAGCAAGCTTGGTCGACTTGCTATGATATTCGATGCTTATCGCGCTTTAGATTTATTGGCGGAACATAACCGCGTTGATCCTAAAAAGATTGCAATAATGGGCTTTTCACGAGGTGGCCAAGTAACTTTGTATTCGAGTATGAAGCGTTTTCAACGCTTACATGGTTCGAAGCATGAGTTTTCTGGATATATTGCATTTTATCCGTCCTGTATAACTCAATACAAAGAAGAACAGGAAGTCGTTGATAACCCTATACGAATATTTCATGGTGGGGCAGATAACTACAACCCTGTTGTTACATGTCGCGCCTTCGTTAATCGATTAAAGAAAGATGGAAAAGATGTTGTATTGCATGAATATCCCAATGCACACCATGTGTTTGATTATACAAAGCTAGTGAAGCCTATCGTGCTTAAGAAGGCCCAGACTACTCGCGCCTGTAGGCTAAAAGAGGTTGATGAGGGGGTTATCGTTAATGTTAAGAGCGGTAAAGATTTTACTTATAATGATCCATGTGTAGAACGAGGACCGACAATAGCGTTTAATCGTGCTGCTTATGATAAAACCAAGCAAGAACTAAGTAATTTTATCAGTTCGTTATTTCAGTTACTATAG
- the bioC gene encoding malonyl-[acyl-carrier protein] O-methyltransferase BioC — protein sequence MSQTEKHRIQQHFDAKAMCYESSAVLQRSVCEELLQRLDLTSLKPSVVLDVGCGTGWGTQGLLKKYKKAKILSLDLSPEMLKQTKSKGSWLRKPTLICGDAEEIPLQDESVDLVFSSLMLQWCDYKKVFAEFKRVLKPDGLLMFTTFGPDTLKELRKSWAQVDDNAHVNDFTDMHDLGDELIHAGLAEPVMDMDLLTLTYNDVVSVMADLKAIGANTILKNQKKTNRQGLVTPGKLKRVISHYENYRKEGVVPASYEVVYGHAWKTTQRATKISQDSMSGSEFTIAVDQIKK from the coding sequence ATGAGTCAAACTGAAAAACATCGCATACAACAACATTTTGATGCAAAAGCCATGTGTTACGAATCATCTGCTGTTTTGCAGCGCAGTGTGTGTGAAGAATTATTGCAGCGCCTTGATCTTACAAGTTTAAAACCATCCGTTGTGCTCGATGTAGGTTGCGGCACGGGTTGGGGTACGCAGGGCTTATTAAAAAAATATAAAAAAGCAAAAATCCTGTCATTAGATCTATCACCTGAAATGCTTAAGCAAACTAAAAGCAAAGGCAGCTGGTTAAGAAAACCAACATTAATTTGTGGTGATGCCGAAGAAATTCCCCTGCAAGATGAATCAGTCGATCTGGTATTTTCAAGTTTAATGCTGCAGTGGTGCGATTATAAAAAAGTATTTGCAGAATTTAAACGCGTCCTAAAGCCAGATGGTTTATTAATGTTTACAACATTCGGGCCCGACACATTAAAAGAATTGAGAAAAAGCTGGGCGCAGGTTGATGATAATGCACATGTAAATGACTTTACTGATATGCATGACCTGGGTGATGAATTAATTCATGCAGGTTTAGCCGAACCGGTAATGGATATGGATTTACTGACACTGACTTATAATGATGTCGTTTCAGTAATGGCAGATTTAAAAGCAATTGGTGCAAATACAATTTTAAAAAACCAGAAAAAAACAAACAGACAAGGTCTGGTTACACCGGGAAAACTAAAACGAGTCATTTCTCATTATGAGAATTATCGAAAAGAAGGTGTGGTGCCAGCCAGTTATGAAGTAGTTTACGGGCATGCCTGGAAAACAACACAAAGAGCGACAAAAATATCTCAGGACTCGATGTCCGGCTCAGAATTTACGATTGCAGTAGATCAAATTAAAAAATAA
- a CDS encoding signal recognition particle-docking protein FtsY yields the protein MFGFLRRDKENSEVTSETDNENSTELSNESSTPAIKSGASFTPAGARKQVSSPAPAQAEEASPAVIEVTQEEIKEDAAKETRADIQQDNTEIEKPEEKPTEVKGGSSFTPPTAEEWAKAKEESSFVYLKDSLDKTRAGLTDGMADLLLGKKVIDEELLEELEMRLLTADVGVEATDRIITDLTKRISRNELKDPIALFNALCDDMVEILQPVDQPLVIDETKSPFVILVIGINGAGKTTTIGKLAKRYQAQGKSVLLAAGDTFRAAAVEQLQTWGERNEIAVVAQGTGADSASVIYDAIESAKSKNIDIVIADTAGRLHTQMNLMDELIKIKRVMGKLDDSAPHETLLVMDAGFGQNGLIQAQQFNEAMGITGLILTKLDGTAKGGILFAIAEKLGLPIRFIGVGESIDDLREFHATEFVDALLDKIPD from the coding sequence ATGTTTGGTTTTTTACGCCGCGACAAAGAAAATTCTGAAGTTACCTCTGAAACTGATAATGAGAACTCGACAGAACTCAGCAATGAAAGCAGCACACCTGCAATAAAATCAGGTGCATCTTTCACACCTGCAGGGGCACGCAAGCAGGTTAGCAGCCCAGCGCCAGCACAAGCTGAAGAAGCATCACCTGCTGTTATAGAAGTCACACAGGAAGAGATAAAAGAAGATGCAGCAAAAGAAACCCGTGCAGACATTCAGCAAGACAACACTGAAATAGAAAAACCAGAAGAGAAACCAACAGAGGTAAAAGGCGGCTCTTCATTTACACCGCCAACCGCTGAAGAATGGGCAAAAGCAAAAGAAGAAAGCTCGTTTGTATACCTTAAAGATAGCCTGGATAAAACACGTGCAGGATTAACCGATGGCATGGCTGACCTGCTACTGGGCAAAAAGGTCATCGATGAAGAGTTACTCGAAGAACTGGAAATGCGCCTGCTGACAGCAGATGTAGGAGTAGAAGCCACCGATCGCATTATAACCGACCTGACTAAACGTATTTCACGTAATGAGCTTAAAGATCCGATTGCCCTGTTTAATGCTCTTTGTGATGATATGGTTGAAATTTTACAGCCCGTAGATCAGCCACTTGTTATTGATGAAACAAAATCACCTTTCGTTATTCTTGTTATCGGCATTAATGGTGCGGGTAAAACAACCACCATAGGTAAACTGGCAAAACGTTATCAGGCACAGGGAAAATCTGTTTTACTTGCAGCCGGTGATACCTTCCGTGCAGCGGCAGTTGAGCAACTACAAACCTGGGGCGAGCGCAATGAAATTGCGGTTGTAGCACAGGGAACCGGTGCAGATTCCGCATCGGTTATTTATGATGCCATTGAATCAGCCAAATCAAAAAATATCGATATCGTTATCGCTGATACCGCAGGACGTTTACATACTCAAATGAATCTAATGGATGAGTTAATTAAAATTAAACGCGTCATGGGTAAACTGGATGATTCAGCTCCTCATGAAACCCTGCTCGTTATGGATGCGGGTTTTGGCCAGAATGGTTTAATACAGGCTCAACAGTTTAATGAAGCGATGGGTATTACCGGTTTAATTCTGACTAAACTCGATGGCACAGCCAAGGGTGGCATTTTATTCGCTATCGCAGAAAAACTGGGCTTACCCATTCGTTTTATCGGTGTGGGTGAAAGCATTGATGATCTGCGTGAATTTCATGCAACTGAATTTGTTGATGCACTATTAGATAAAATACCGGATTAG
- a CDS encoding GNAT family N-acetyltransferase gives MNLLPYNPDDTDEIQQLFTRVFSDSEGETEGQVIGNLVYNLMSGTKTQDLYGFVAIENEIIIGSIFFSPLTFKSKDNAFLLSPVAIDTSHQGKGIGQKLINYGINHLKEKGVELIFTYGDPMFYSKVGFSLISEKTIKAPHALTHPEGWLGQSLVDDEIKPITGTSYCVNAFNKSEYW, from the coding sequence ATGAATCTATTACCTTACAACCCAGACGATACTGATGAAATACAACAACTATTCACAAGAGTATTTTCAGATTCGGAAGGAGAAACTGAAGGACAGGTGATTGGGAATCTCGTTTATAACTTGATGTCTGGTACGAAGACTCAGGATCTTTATGGTTTTGTTGCGATTGAAAATGAGATAATTATCGGCAGTATATTCTTTAGCCCGTTGACGTTTAAAAGTAAGGATAATGCTTTTCTTTTATCTCCTGTCGCTATAGATACAAGTCACCAGGGAAAAGGCATTGGTCAGAAGTTGATAAATTATGGCATTAACCACTTAAAAGAAAAAGGTGTTGAGCTAATTTTTACTTATGGTGACCCTATGTTTTATTCTAAAGTCGGGTTTAGTCTTATTAGCGAAAAAACAATTAAGGCACCTCACGCATTAACACACCCTGAAGGCTGGCTTGGTCAGTCATTAGTTGATGATGAAATTAAACCCATTACAGGTACGTCATATTGCGTTAACGCTTTCAATAAATCTGAATATTGGTAA
- a CDS encoding cell division protein FtsX, producing the protein MVKSDSNQLAKSSPLKAWAVNHARTLIASLGNMTRQPASSFMTIAVIAIALALPAGMFVLLNNASNVSVGWDNSAQISVFLKASVTEKQAKKLMGKLRLYDDVDQVSMINKKQALNEFKKISGFGDAIESLGDNPLPHVLTIQPVVDANRPDKIHHLIKLLNQNKQVELAQLDLQWVKRLFAMLEIAHRAIWVIASLLGIAVLLVVGNTIRLDIQNRREEIEVTKLIGGTDAFIRRPFLYTGLWYGVGGGLLAWILTILSISLLDNSVEHLASLYNSGFQLKGLSFSEGINMIGFSCFLGLFGSWIAVGRHLSEIEPS; encoded by the coding sequence ATGGTTAAAAGCGACAGCAACCAGCTTGCAAAAAGTAGCCCTTTAAAAGCATGGGCGGTTAATCATGCACGCACACTGATTGCCAGCCTGGGCAACATGACTCGCCAGCCTGCCTCATCATTTATGACAATTGCGGTTATCGCGATTGCACTGGCCCTGCCTGCGGGCATGTTTGTATTATTAAATAATGCCAGCAATGTCAGTGTAGGCTGGGACAACAGCGCACAGATTTCTGTTTTTCTTAAAGCCAGTGTCACTGAAAAACAGGCTAAAAAACTAATGGGAAAACTGCGCCTGTATGATGATGTTGATCAGGTTTCAATGATCAACAAAAAACAGGCACTTAACGAATTCAAAAAAATATCCGGTTTTGGTGATGCTATAGAATCACTGGGTGACAACCCCCTACCCCACGTACTCACTATTCAACCCGTTGTTGATGCGAATCGCCCGGATAAAATACACCACCTGATAAAACTGCTAAATCAGAATAAACAGGTAGAACTGGCGCAACTGGATTTACAGTGGGTAAAACGCCTGTTTGCCATGTTAGAAATTGCCCACCGGGCTATCTGGGTTATTGCCAGCCTGCTGGGTATTGCGGTTTTACTGGTTGTGGGCAATACCATTCGACTGGATATTCAAAACCGTCGTGAAGAAATAGAAGTAACCAAACTCATTGGCGGCACCGATGCTTTTATTCGTCGCCCCTTTCTCTATACCGGCTTGTGGTATGGCGTTGGCGGCGGCCTGCTTGCCTGGATACTCACTATTCTTTCTATCAGTCTGCTGGATAACTCGGTAGAACATCTGGCCAGCCTGTATAACAGCGGTTTTCAACTCAAAGGTTTAAGTTTTTCTGAAGGCATTAACATGATTGGTTTTAGCTGTTTTCTTGGCCTGTTTGGCTCCTGGATCGCAGTAGGCCGCCACTTAAGTGAAATTGAACCCAGTTAA
- the bioH gene encoding pimeloyl-[acyl-carrier protein] methyl ester esterase: MVMNEGQVTCLFVHGWAMNSTIWQPLIEKLPNWINVESVDLPGHGLRINESFTSLDELTKDLQAQCDQYKKDNEPLILVGWSLGALPCLQLCVNDAEEVDALMVVSSNPCFVSRDNWRCGVEALVFDEFAASLKNDFSGTIRRFLSLQVKGSDSGRIVLRDLREKILQQAVPNEVSLDAGLEVLKQVDLRDQLEEITKPVSWVLGGQDGLVKQGLVGELKILMPQAEVELYEKAGHAAFLSHSEEFLQQLISFASTTLKIKHVK, translated from the coding sequence ATGGTGATGAATGAGGGGCAGGTAACCTGCCTGTTTGTGCATGGCTGGGCAATGAATAGCACCATATGGCAGCCGCTAATTGAGAAGTTACCGAACTGGATTAATGTTGAATCAGTGGATTTACCGGGGCATGGTTTAAGAATAAATGAGTCATTTACCAGTCTGGATGAATTAACAAAAGACCTACAGGCTCAATGTGATCAGTATAAAAAAGACAATGAGCCATTAATACTGGTTGGCTGGTCGCTAGGGGCTTTGCCCTGTTTGCAGTTATGCGTGAATGATGCAGAAGAAGTAGATGCATTAATGGTTGTAAGTAGTAATCCCTGTTTTGTAAGCAGAGATAACTGGCGTTGTGGCGTGGAGGCTTTAGTTTTCGATGAGTTTGCAGCGTCTCTAAAGAATGATTTTTCAGGTACAATTCGCCGCTTCCTTTCCTTGCAGGTAAAAGGCTCGGATTCTGGCAGAATTGTTTTACGCGATTTGCGTGAAAAAATTTTACAGCAGGCGGTGCCGAATGAAGTGAGCCTTGATGCGGGACTGGAAGTGCTTAAGCAGGTTGATCTACGTGATCAGTTAGAAGAAATAACAAAACCCGTAAGCTGGGTTTTGGGTGGGCAGGACGGACTTGTGAAGCAAGGCCTTGTCGGTGAATTAAAAATACTGATGCCACAGGCAGAAGTAGAGCTGTATGAAAAAGCAGGGCACGCGGCATTTTTGTCTCATAGCGAAGAGTTTTTGCAGCAATTAATAAGTTTTGCATCAACTACTTTAAAAATTAAACATGTAAAATAA